In a genomic window of Sutcliffiella sp. FSL R7-0096:
- a CDS encoding aldo/keto reductase: protein MKSLASTTTLHNGIEMPWFGLGVFKVEEGQEVEASVKMAIHAGYKSIDTAAIYKNEEGVGKAIKESDVPREELFITTKVWNADQGYESTLKAFDESMEKLGLEYLDLYLVHWPVKGKYVDTWKALEKLYQDGKVRAIGVSNFQIHHLQDILEVAEVKPMVNQVEYHPKLSQAELLNFCKENEIQLEAWSPLMQGQLLDNEVLKEIASSHNKSVAQVILRWDLQNGVVTIPKSVKEHRIKENADIFDFELSAEEMQRIHALNENKRVGPDPDNFDF, encoded by the coding sequence ATGAAAAGTTTAGCGTCCACCACAACCTTACATAATGGGATTGAAATGCCATGGTTTGGCTTGGGGGTTTTTAAAGTAGAAGAGGGGCAGGAAGTTGAAGCCTCAGTGAAAATGGCGATTCATGCAGGATATAAGAGCATCGATACGGCAGCCATCTATAAAAATGAAGAAGGTGTCGGAAAAGCAATCAAAGAATCCGATGTGCCTCGTGAAGAGCTTTTCATTACTACAAAGGTATGGAATGCAGACCAAGGGTATGAATCCACATTGAAAGCTTTTGATGAGAGCATGGAAAAGCTTGGCCTAGAGTATCTTGATCTTTACCTTGTTCACTGGCCGGTGAAAGGAAAATATGTTGATACTTGGAAGGCGTTAGAAAAGCTATATCAAGATGGCAAAGTACGCGCGATTGGTGTTAGTAATTTCCAAATACATCATCTTCAAGATATTCTGGAAGTGGCAGAAGTGAAGCCGATGGTCAATCAAGTGGAGTATCATCCTAAGCTTTCTCAGGCAGAGTTGCTTAATTTCTGTAAAGAAAACGAAATCCAGCTTGAAGCTTGGTCACCTTTAATGCAGGGGCAACTACTTGATAATGAAGTATTAAAAGAAATTGCTTCTTCTCATAACAAGTCTGTTGCACAGGTAATTTTACGCTGGGATCTACAGAATGGTGTGGTAACGATACCTAAGTCTGTGAAAGAGCATCGTATTAAAGAGAATGCTGATATTTTTGATTTTGAGTTATCAGCAGAAGAGATGCAAAGGATTCATGCGTTGAATGAAAATAAGCGTGTAGGTCCAGATCCGGATAATTTTGATTTTTAA
- a CDS encoding SDR family oxidoreductase, giving the protein MNIFLTGATGFLGGRLIRNLLEEGHAVYLLARNIEKANNLKDGLPQSLQDQITILQGDIVEKNFGFSPELLSDLNKKMDIFYHLAALVKFDHHLRDILMEMNYHGTKNALDVARLIDVPKFIHVSTAYTVGISNTGQEKLYDLQQDFNNPYEESKSLAEHEVMKYKDMMDVSIFRPAIIVGDSKTGEADSNFTLYGFMRGLELFKRKLERKNYQEKVHLVGSKNGTSNLVPVDYVADILTIAAKRAMKNTIYNITNPEPPTNREILATIKEHLQFDLLGIYEKGTTFTLTPVEIQLNSMIDVFEPYLDRSISFEDGNTQELLKGSPIAHLNMTHEILEIIVRAYFEPEKEKVKI; this is encoded by the coding sequence ATGAATATATTCTTAACTGGTGCAACTGGGTTTTTAGGAGGAAGGTTAATACGGAACCTCTTGGAAGAAGGGCATGCTGTCTATCTATTAGCCAGGAACATCGAGAAGGCGAATAATTTAAAGGATGGTCTGCCGCAATCCCTGCAGGATCAGATCACTATTCTCCAAGGGGACATCGTCGAAAAGAATTTCGGCTTTTCTCCGGAGCTCCTTTCTGATCTTAATAAGAAGATGGATATTTTCTACCATCTTGCAGCACTTGTGAAATTTGATCATCATCTTCGTGATATCTTAATGGAAATGAATTATCACGGAACTAAGAATGCTCTTGACGTGGCGAGGTTAATTGACGTGCCTAAATTCATCCATGTCAGCACTGCTTACACGGTGGGGATATCCAATACGGGGCAGGAAAAACTATATGACTTGCAGCAGGATTTCAACAACCCTTATGAAGAAAGTAAGTCACTTGCTGAGCATGAGGTGATGAAATACAAGGATATGATGGACGTCTCAATATTCCGGCCAGCAATCATTGTCGGGGATTCCAAGACAGGAGAAGCAGATTCCAACTTTACTCTATATGGATTTATGAGAGGCTTAGAGCTTTTCAAGCGGAAGCTTGAGCGCAAGAATTATCAAGAAAAGGTTCATCTGGTTGGTTCTAAGAATGGGACATCCAACTTGGTGCCAGTGGATTATGTGGCAGATATTTTGACGATTGCAGCAAAACGAGCAATGAAAAATACCATCTATAATATTACCAACCCTGAACCTCCAACTAATAGAGAGATATTAGCTACTATAAAGGAGCATTTGCAATTCGATTTACTCGGCATCTATGAAAAAGGCACAACCTTCACTTTAACACCGGTTGAAATTCAATTGAATAGCATGATAGACGTATTTGAACCGTATCTTGATCGAAGTATCTCCTTTGAAGATGGCAATACACAAGAGCTTTTGAAAGGCAGTCCGATTGCGCATCTAAATATGACACATGAAATACTAGAAATCATTGTGCGCGCTTATTTTGAACCTGAAAAGGAAAAAGTAAAAATATAA
- the crcB gene encoding fluoride efflux transporter CrcB has product MTQSTMAVLLAAGGGIGAVCRYLVGLFFMKRFPSPPIPTAMLVVNLAGSVGLGLLYGGMYDEAEILYGNTIFIALGLGFFGAFTTFSTFSVEAVKLITDKLYKKAGIYITLSIVGSIAGFIIGFFLMNI; this is encoded by the coding sequence ATGACTCAATCCACAATGGCTGTATTACTTGCTGCCGGCGGTGGGATTGGTGCGGTATGCAGATATTTGGTGGGTCTATTCTTTATGAAAAGATTTCCTTCGCCACCGATCCCAACTGCCATGCTAGTGGTCAATCTTGCCGGTTCCGTTGGGCTCGGACTCTTATATGGCGGGATGTATGATGAAGCGGAGATTTTATATGGGAACACCATCTTCATTGCGTTAGGATTAGGTTTTTTCGGTGCTTTCACTACGTTCTCTACTTTCAGTGTGGAAGCTGTGAAGCTTATAACAGATAAGCTATATAAAAAAGCCGGAATATACATCACCTTAAGCATTGTTGGTTCTATAGCAGGTTTCATTATCGGGTTTTTCTTAATGAACATATAA
- a CDS encoding HAMP domain-containing sensor histidine kinase, with product MAFLYGGYLAGTLTIMAFILFSILSPSFTWYMQVHAIIPALAILLQFFLKSWKYYSVHTKSIFYVVLAAIAGILHSTSSILLNINRNLPDGWTNHLQQAFWSGIIFIGSTLFLFYIIEVLCGIDQLQQNFKKMKKLYHINMLADEASKEFHKPLTMIKGFTHLLGAEQNKANKEYVPIILEELQRAERIINSYLNLAKADMFPSRTISSKELLEYVLAGLYTYANNQNVQIKTKHMRNLRIKGNMEMLVESLTNILKHCIDSNGGAINRIHLNHFLQRNEVVFEILLNSKGFEAEPVKSFLHLPAMLDKAENSALYTAYTTFLAHGGDIQIRTRMFKNILVLTLPAQMKKSEYASRKVIRTN from the coding sequence ATGGCCTTTTTGTATGGTGGCTATTTGGCAGGGACTTTGACCATCATGGCTTTCATCCTTTTTTCCATTCTTTCACCATCATTTACATGGTATATGCAGGTCCATGCCATCATACCTGCTCTTGCAATCCTCCTTCAATTTTTTCTTAAAAGTTGGAAATACTATTCTGTCCATACAAAAAGTATTTTTTACGTTGTATTGGCAGCTATAGCGGGTATATTACACTCCACTTCCTCTATTTTATTAAATATTAATCGCAACTTACCTGATGGATGGACAAACCACCTTCAACAAGCTTTCTGGTCAGGAATTATATTTATAGGGAGTACACTATTTCTATTTTACATAATTGAAGTTCTATGTGGCATAGATCAACTACAACAAAATTTCAAGAAAATGAAAAAACTATATCATATCAACATGTTGGCCGACGAAGCATCAAAAGAATTCCATAAGCCCTTAACGATGATAAAAGGTTTCACACACTTACTAGGAGCCGAACAAAATAAGGCGAATAAAGAATACGTCCCTATCATCCTAGAAGAATTACAACGGGCAGAAAGAATCATTAATTCTTATTTAAATCTAGCAAAAGCAGATATGTTTCCCTCGAGGACCATTTCCTCTAAAGAACTATTGGAGTATGTGTTAGCTGGACTTTATACTTATGCAAACAACCAGAATGTTCAAATTAAAACAAAGCATATGCGCAACCTAAGGATTAAAGGCAATATGGAGATGTTGGTAGAATCCCTGACAAATATTTTAAAACATTGTATTGACTCAAATGGTGGTGCAATCAATAGAATCCACCTTAATCATTTTCTCCAACGGAATGAGGTTGTCTTTGAAATACTGCTAAATTCTAAGGGGTTTGAGGCAGAGCCGGTTAAATCATTTTTACATTTACCTGCGATGCTCGACAAAGCAGAAAATTCTGCTCTTTATACCGCCTACACCACCTTTCTAGCTCATGGAGGAGATATCCAAATCAGAACCAGGATGTTCAAAAACATTCTAGTCCTTACACTTCCGGCACAAATGAAGAAAAGCGAGTATGCCAGCCGTAAAGTGATTCGAACAAATTAA
- the wrbA gene encoding NAD(P)H:quinone oxidoreductase, which translates to METNVKLAIIYYSSTGTNYKLAKTAEEAAKATGAEVKLVKVPELAPQQAIDSNPAWKQHQEETRDVPEASLDDLTWADAYIFSVPTRYGTLPAQMKQFLDTTGGLWAEGKLANKVASAMTSASNPHGGQEQTILNLYTIMYHWGAIVAAPGYTDNSIFQTGGNPYGTSVTADQDGNWKEDVAAAVKHQTKRTIQVASALKNGMR; encoded by the coding sequence ATGGAAACGAATGTAAAATTGGCAATTATTTATTACAGCTCAACAGGAACCAACTACAAACTAGCAAAAACGGCAGAAGAGGCGGCAAAAGCAACTGGAGCGGAAGTAAAGTTGGTCAAGGTGCCTGAACTTGCCCCGCAGCAGGCAATCGATTCCAACCCGGCCTGGAAGCAACACCAAGAGGAGACAAGGGATGTACCAGAGGCAAGTCTAGATGACCTGACATGGGCCGATGCATACATCTTCAGTGTCCCGACAAGATATGGCACCCTCCCTGCACAGATGAAGCAATTCTTGGATACTACAGGAGGACTATGGGCAGAAGGAAAGCTTGCCAACAAGGTGGCAAGTGCCATGACATCTGCTAGTAATCCTCATGGTGGCCAGGAGCAGACGATTCTTAATCTATACACAATCATGTATCATTGGGGAGCGATTGTAGCGGCACCAGGTTATACAGATAACTCCATTTTTCAAACCGGAGGAAATCCATATGGCACAAGTGTGACGGCCGATCAGGATGGGAACTGGAAGGAGGATGTGGCAGCAGCGGTCAAGCATCAGACCAAGCGCACCATCCAGGTGGCAAGTGCCCTCAAGAATGGCATGCGATAA
- a CDS encoding sodium:calcium antiporter: MVYLLFIISVIVTVGVAVKLSKYADIISKKSKNGGAFLGAVLLGGATSLPEITTSYTAAIINNPDLILGNILGSNLFNMLTLAFINIYFIKRRIFQHKTKEHVFTALVGLILSIYLLVGLHIKSGFQVFGIGLDSILLLAGYGLGMFFLSRIQVPEVPLNTTNVKKEIDYSSISMKRTVSFFILSCFLIMAFGTILTVTGDRIGEMTGLGSSFVGMFMIAVTTSLPEVVSCIVAVRLGNPGLAIGSVLGSNLFNLFVLGSSDIFYRGGLLLSSVELFHYISTITLIIMNFIVLYTMLHRTKAKQAPSYLIISIAIILLYVTNSLYLFISP, translated from the coding sequence TTGGTCTATTTATTATTTATTATCAGTGTGATTGTAACCGTTGGTGTGGCTGTTAAACTTTCCAAATATGCAGACATCATCAGCAAGAAATCTAAAAATGGTGGAGCGTTTTTAGGAGCTGTCTTACTAGGTGGAGCAACGTCGCTACCGGAAATAACGACAAGCTATACAGCTGCTATTATCAATAATCCAGATCTTATTTTAGGTAATATTCTGGGAAGTAACCTTTTCAATATGCTGACCTTGGCTTTTATCAATATTTACTTTATCAAGAGGAGAATTTTTCAGCATAAGACGAAAGAGCACGTATTTACAGCGCTCGTAGGACTGATCCTTTCCATTTACCTCTTGGTGGGGCTGCATATTAAATCAGGTTTTCAGGTGTTTGGAATCGGATTGGATTCCATATTACTTTTAGCGGGATATGGTTTGGGGATGTTCTTTCTCTCCAGGATCCAAGTACCGGAAGTTCCACTCAATACCACCAATGTAAAAAAGGAAATCGATTACTCATCCATTTCAATGAAGCGGACTGTATCTTTCTTTATCCTTAGCTGTTTCCTTATCATGGCGTTTGGAACGATCCTAACGGTGACAGGGGACAGAATAGGGGAAATGACAGGTTTGGGTTCAAGCTTTGTGGGGATGTTTATGATCGCCGTTACCACCTCATTGCCTGAAGTGGTAAGCTGCATCGTTGCAGTACGCCTAGGAAATCCGGGACTGGCCATTGGAAGTGTATTGGGGAGCAACCTGTTCAATCTGTTCGTACTTGGCAGTTCGGATATATTTTACAGAGGAGGGCTATTGCTCTCATCGGTGGAGCTGTTCCATTATATATCCACGATCACCTTGATAATCATGAACTTTATTGTTTTATATACGATGCTTCATCGGACAAAAGCGAAGCAAGCACCAAGCTATCTCATCATATCTATTGCGATTATTTTACTTTATGTGACCAATAGCCTTTACCTGTTTATTAGTCCATAA
- a CDS encoding GNAT family N-acetyltransferase: MIKHFQTDEELLQGYPVLKELRPHLTEESFLEINETMQREGYEVHALYEGEEVVAVTGIIILTNFYDGRHIYVYDLVTKGTSRSKGYGEMLLKYIEEMGKKRGCEKVTLSSGLVRVDAHRFYEEKMDYEKASYVFRKKL, encoded by the coding sequence ATGATTAAACACTTTCAGACAGATGAAGAGTTATTACAGGGATATCCTGTATTGAAAGAGTTAAGACCGCATTTGACAGAAGAATCCTTTCTTGAAATTAACGAAACAATGCAACGTGAGGGCTATGAAGTCCATGCATTATATGAAGGCGAGGAAGTGGTGGCGGTCACGGGTATCATCATCCTGACAAATTTCTATGATGGACGCCATATTTATGTATATGACCTTGTGACAAAAGGTACTTCAAGGTCGAAGGGGTATGGAGAAATGTTGCTTAAGTATATCGAGGAGATGGGGAAAAAAAGAGGATGCGAGAAAGTAACGCTTTCTTCCGGTTTAGTTAGAGTGGATGCACATAGGTTTTATGAAGAAAAGATGGATTATGAGAAAGCGAGTTATGTATTTAGGAAGAAGCTGTAG
- the proC gene encoding pyrroline-5-carboxylate reductase, whose product MNRKIGFIGCGKMAEAIIGGLIKSELVPARQISASAKTISTVEKVKEKYDINATIHNKEVAKEADMLILAVKPDLHKEVIEEMKDVVKNEAVIITIAAGITLDFLETSFRKKVKAVRVMPNTPSLVGEGMSAICANEAVKGEELQDVIRLFESFGKAEVLPEKLMDAVPAVSGSSPAYVYMFIEALADGAVQQGISRSQAYTMAAQAVLGAAKMVLETGKHPAELKDNVCTPGGATIEAVTTLEKHGFRSALVSAMEACTVKSKKLKDS is encoded by the coding sequence ATGAATAGGAAAATTGGATTTATCGGTTGCGGAAAAATGGCTGAGGCAATCATTGGAGGGCTAATCAAGTCTGAATTGGTGCCAGCCCGCCAAATATCTGCCAGTGCTAAAACGATTTCTACGGTTGAAAAGGTAAAAGAAAAATACGATATTAATGCAACAATACATAATAAGGAAGTGGCGAAGGAAGCAGATATGCTGATCTTGGCTGTAAAGCCTGATCTTCATAAAGAGGTAATAGAGGAAATGAAGGATGTAGTAAAAAATGAGGCTGTCATTATCACCATTGCTGCTGGTATAACCCTGGATTTCCTTGAAACATCTTTCCGGAAAAAAGTGAAAGCAGTACGTGTCATGCCCAATACACCATCCCTGGTAGGGGAAGGCATGAGCGCGATTTGCGCGAATGAAGCAGTTAAAGGGGAAGAGCTGCAGGATGTTATTCGACTCTTTGAAAGCTTCGGTAAAGCGGAGGTCCTACCCGAAAAACTGATGGATGCTGTTCCTGCTGTCAGTGGTTCTTCACCTGCGTATGTATATATGTTCATTGAAGCATTGGCGGATGGGGCGGTCCAGCAGGGTATCTCACGGAGTCAGGCATACACGATGGCAGCACAGGCCGTACTCGGTGCAGCAAAAATGGTGCTTGAAACAGGCAAGCACCCGGCTGAGCTGAAAGACAATGTATGTACTCCAGGGGGAGCGACAATTGAAGCGGTGACAACATTGGAAAAACACGGCTTCCGATCTGCATTGGTCTCTGCGATGGAAGCCTGTACGGTAAAATCAAAAAAACTGAAAGATAGCTAA
- a CDS encoding FixH family protein codes for MKKLTLLICLLSLIMLAACGSSNNDGKPNGESEGVPSIVEVEIKLPETIEPNEEVKIEALVTQGDENVEDANEVTFEVWKQGQEADHEMLEADNDGEGIYSITKTFDEEGFYYVVAHTTARDMHVMPRVEVIVGNPDPSEKEEEVNSHEHGDDSHHHDHETHEQTVHDDHHSHGHEHENTLHMRLQHAKTVKANQETPLSTELKQGETPFTGANVRFEIWHEDSEKHEFIDAEEVSEGKYEATATMNGSGLYYVQIHVEKDELHEHQLEELEVK; via the coding sequence TTGAAAAAATTAACTTTACTGATTTGCCTGCTTTCACTAATAATGTTGGCAGCTTGTGGATCATCTAATAACGATGGAAAACCAAATGGTGAAAGTGAAGGGGTTCCTAGCATAGTGGAAGTGGAAATAAAGCTTCCGGAAACCATAGAACCGAATGAAGAAGTAAAAATAGAAGCATTGGTCACACAGGGTGATGAAAATGTGGAAGATGCAAATGAAGTGACATTTGAAGTGTGGAAACAGGGGCAAGAAGCTGATCACGAAATGTTAGAAGCGGACAATGACGGAGAAGGAATTTACTCCATAACCAAAACGTTTGATGAGGAAGGCTTTTACTATGTGGTGGCGCATACCACTGCAAGAGATATGCATGTCATGCCACGGGTGGAAGTGATAGTTGGGAACCCTGATCCTTCCGAAAAGGAGGAAGAGGTTAACAGTCACGAGCATGGTGATGACAGTCACCATCACGACCATGAAACACACGAACAAACCGTTCATGACGATCATCATAGCCATGGACACGAGCATGAGAATACTTTACACATGAGGTTACAACATGCCAAAACGGTGAAAGCAAATCAAGAAACTCCCCTATCCACAGAACTTAAGCAGGGAGAAACACCTTTTACCGGTGCAAATGTTCGCTTTGAAATCTGGCATGAGGATTCCGAAAAGCATGAATTTATAGATGCGGAAGAAGTCAGTGAGGGTAAATACGAAGCCACAGCGACCATGAACGGTAGCGGTTTGTACTATGTCCAAATACACGTGGAAAAAGATGAACTGCATGAACACCAATTGGAAGAATTGGAAGTTAAATAA
- a CDS encoding undecaprenyl-diphosphate phosphatase, producing MSIIEAIIFGIVQGITEFLPISSTAHIVITQLVLGYRFPGLSFEIFLHLASILAVIIYFRKDLWQVIVGFFSFFKTKTPENRAQFWFAIYIVVATVLTGGLGVLLSGIFDESMKSPGSMALALTVTGLALIYIERFHKYGSRNEGEMTFKDSLIVGLGQTLAVFPGISRSGATLITALLAGLGRETAVKYSFLLSIPVILGSSVLAFDDISSSFVTDIGIPALITAFIVTFIFSWLGIVWLIGFLKRSKLIYFAIYCFVAAILIYLLIDPDAVMDI from the coding sequence ATGTCTATTATTGAAGCAATTATTTTTGGTATCGTACAGGGAATTACAGAGTTTTTGCCTATTTCCAGTACAGCTCATATTGTCATTACACAATTGGTCTTAGGCTATCGATTCCCAGGATTATCTTTTGAGATATTTCTACACCTCGCATCGATCCTTGCGGTTATTATATATTTCAGAAAAGATCTTTGGCAGGTGATAGTGGGATTCTTTTCATTTTTCAAGACGAAAACGCCAGAAAATCGCGCTCAGTTTTGGTTTGCTATTTACATAGTTGTTGCTACCGTTCTCACTGGAGGATTAGGGGTCTTATTAAGTGGTATTTTTGATGAATCCATGAAAAGTCCGGGGTCCATGGCTTTAGCCCTTACAGTGACAGGATTAGCCCTTATTTATATTGAGCGCTTCCATAAGTATGGGTCACGCAATGAAGGAGAGATGACGTTCAAGGATTCATTGATAGTGGGGTTGGGTCAAACATTAGCTGTGTTTCCTGGGATATCCAGGTCAGGTGCCACACTTATTACAGCCTTACTAGCTGGACTTGGCAGGGAGACGGCTGTGAAATATTCCTTTCTATTATCCATTCCGGTAATTTTGGGCTCGTCAGTTTTAGCGTTTGATGATATTTCAAGTAGTTTTGTTACGGATATCGGAATTCCAGCACTAATTACAGCTTTTATTGTCACTTTCATTTTTTCTTGGTTAGGGATTGTTTGGCTGATTGGTTTCTTGAAGCGCAGTAAGCTCATTTATTTTGCAATATATTGTTTCGTAGCTGCAATACTAATTTATTTATTAATTGATCCTGATGCTGTCATGGATATATAA
- a CDS encoding helix-turn-helix transcriptional regulator, with translation MINLDQPAAKTTKMDIGSKIKFFRIQKGLKQDDLARGIISVSYLSKIENNLTSPSEEVLRLLCERLEVSLIEQQDDTILEELTSWYKLMTTSEGEEIRRRHEVLSNRISSVNTKTYMYFVLFELRYQLYLKNMEQARTLIDKLQQFMDVFDIQMHYYFQKFYSIYEYRLNNFNSVLEHLKIAEKLLQRNSNFDKSEEADLYYLFGLTYSQTLKEPLSITYTTKALHEFQGIYDFKRSAECQVLLGICYRRIGEYDRAEESYLLAQKLSESLNNMYLQSLIYHNLGKLYSIQGQQVEAIKEYEKSYYLKRGDKPLSKLTSIYCILLEYDKLGDLSECRRWLQIGKSLLENPEDAIEYHYYFSIHESILEGDYERFDQIFQEEALPYFQKKDLKEPLIIYAERLAHYFESTYKYKKASYYYSLGYKELKKQTFLK, from the coding sequence ATGATAAATCTAGATCAGCCAGCAGCCAAGACAACTAAAATGGATATTGGGAGCAAAATCAAATTTTTTCGCATACAAAAAGGGTTAAAGCAAGATGACCTTGCAAGAGGGATTATCTCTGTTTCCTATCTATCAAAAATAGAAAACAACTTGACCTCCCCGAGTGAGGAAGTATTGAGGCTGTTATGTGAACGTCTTGAAGTCAGTCTTATTGAACAGCAGGATGATACGATTTTAGAAGAGTTGACTTCCTGGTACAAATTGATGACAACAAGCGAGGGGGAAGAAATCAGACGACGGCATGAGGTGCTTTCGAATAGGATCTCATCCGTAAATACGAAGACTTACATGTATTTTGTATTGTTTGAATTACGCTATCAACTATATCTTAAGAACATGGAGCAAGCCCGAACTTTAATTGATAAACTGCAACAATTCATGGATGTGTTTGATATTCAAATGCACTATTATTTCCAGAAGTTCTATTCCATTTACGAATATAGATTGAATAATTTCAACAGTGTCTTGGAGCATTTGAAAATAGCGGAAAAGCTTCTTCAGAGGAACTCCAATTTTGACAAGTCCGAAGAAGCAGACCTTTATTACCTATTTGGTCTTACATACAGCCAGACATTGAAGGAACCGCTAAGTATCACGTATACCACCAAAGCGCTCCACGAGTTCCAGGGAATCTATGATTTCAAGAGAAGTGCCGAGTGTCAGGTGCTATTGGGGATCTGTTATCGAAGGATAGGGGAGTATGACCGCGCGGAAGAAAGCTATCTGCTGGCACAGAAACTCTCGGAATCTCTCAATAATATGTATCTACAGTCGCTCATCTATCATAATCTAGGAAAATTGTATTCTATTCAAGGCCAGCAAGTGGAAGCAATAAAAGAATATGAGAAAAGTTACTATTTAAAACGGGGGGATAAACCGTTAAGCAAGCTCACTTCCATTTATTGCATTTTGTTGGAATATGACAAACTTGGAGATTTATCCGAATGCAGAAGGTGGCTTCAGATAGGGAAGTCGCTATTGGAGAATCCTGAGGATGCCATTGAGTATCATTATTATTTTTCTATCCATGAAAGTATCCTAGAAGGTGATTATGAAAGGTTCGACCAGATCTTTCAGGAAGAAGCTTTGCCATATTTTCAGAAAAAGGATTTAAAGGAACCGCTCATCATTTATGCGGAACGGCTGGCCCATTACTTTGAATCTACTTATAAATATAAAAAAGCCAGCTACTACTACTCACTTGGTTATAAAGAATTAAAGAAACAAACATTCTTAAAATAG
- a CDS encoding CrcB family protein, with amino-acid sequence MVKNILAVLIGGALGSLLRYGINLGTLSYNFPFGTLLENIIGSLLLGVLTGWFLYINSAEWVKVGLGVGLCGGFTTMSTLAGDVFLMGSQATALLTGLYLFSSVIGGLLFAFIGIISGRRLAERRLSVHKGGEVE; translated from the coding sequence ATGGTAAAAAATATATTGGCTGTGCTTATCGGGGGAGCGTTGGGCTCATTATTAAGATATGGCATCAACTTAGGGACACTTTCCTATAACTTTCCTTTTGGAACTTTATTGGAAAATATTATTGGAAGCCTTTTGCTTGGAGTACTTACGGGATGGTTCCTCTATATCAATTCTGCAGAATGGGTGAAGGTGGGCTTGGGTGTCGGTCTTTGTGGAGGTTTTACAACCATGTCGACTTTGGCGGGAGATGTATTTCTGATGGGTTCACAGGCTACAGCGCTACTCACAGGATTATATCTATTTTCCTCTGTTATAGGAGGATTATTGTTTGCTTTCATCGGGATCATTTCAGGTCGTCGTCTTGCTGAGAGGCGCCTATCCGTTCATAAGGGGGGAGAGGTCGAATGA
- a CDS encoding MerR family transcriptional regulator, producing the protein MELKTHEVAKELGMAPRTIRKWVQKHNIPCSKNDYGHYVYDAKAIARLETLKANSEVAATLEWCDADTPNPQKVKRKDASPIEQKMEALLERVSRTEQLVQQKADDVVSYQLLQQRKEMEELTKKVERIEELLDQLQTKQVKKLEPPLIFDQPPQQKRRNVFRSIFGL; encoded by the coding sequence ATGGAATTAAAGACACATGAAGTTGCAAAGGAATTGGGGATGGCCCCTCGGACAATCCGAAAGTGGGTTCAGAAACACAACATCCCCTGCAGCAAGAATGATTATGGCCATTATGTCTATGATGCAAAAGCCATTGCCCGTCTGGAAACTCTAAAAGCAAACTCGGAAGTTGCCGCTACACTCGAATGGTGTGATGCCGACACTCCAAACCCTCAAAAGGTAAAAAGGAAAGACGCCAGTCCAATTGAACAAAAAATGGAAGCCTTGCTTGAGAGAGTTAGCAGAACAGAGCAACTGGTGCAGCAAAAGGCGGACGATGTGGTATCCTATCAACTCCTGCAACAAAGGAAAGAAATGGAGGAGTTGACAAAGAAAGTGGAAAGGATAGAAGAACTTCTCGATCAATTGCAAACCAAACAAGTAAAAAAACTCGAACCCCCATTGATTTTTGACCAGCCCCCACAACAAAAACGCCGCAATGTATTTCGTTCCATATTCGGATTATAG